Within Phragmitibacter flavus, the genomic segment ACTTTATCGAATACAAGGTGATTGGCAGCGCGGACAAGGCCTGGGAGATGTTTCGGCAGGGACAGCTTGACTGGTTTGCGATGGGTTTGCCGCGGTATTGGTATGACAAATCGGAGGTGCCGGAGTTTTACAACGGTTACATTGAGCGGCAGAAGTTTTACAATGACTTTCCCCGGATCTCTCGCGGAATTTATCTCAATATGTCGAAGCCGGGGTTAGATAACCTGGATGTGCGTCTGGGGATAAGTTATGCGATGAATTTCCAGAAGGTGATCGATGTGGATTTTCGTGGTGATTATGAGCGGATGCAGAGCACGTTTGCGGGGTTTGGTAAGTTCACCAATCCGAACATCAAGGCGCGGCCTTATGACGTGGTGAAGGCACGCGAGCATTTCACCAAGGCGGGTTACACCCAGCAGGGGCCGGACGGGGTGCTTCGGAATGCGCAGGGCAAACGCTTAAGTTTCACCTTCTCCATTCCACAAGGACAGTTTGTGCCGATTGCGTTGCGCTTGAAGGAGGAAGCGTTGAGAGCCGGATTGGACCTCAATCTTGAGGTGCTCGATTTCGCGGTGTTGAGCACGAAGGTGAATCAGAAGAATCAGGAGATTGCATTGCTGGGTTGGGCCGCCATGCCGCCGTATCCGAGGCTGTGGGATTATTATCATAGTGTGAATGCCTACAAAGTGATGCCGGATGGCTCGCGCAAGGTGGTGCCGGATACGAATAACATCACGATGACGGCTGATCCGGCGATGGATCCGTTGATTGACCAATTGCGGGTTGCCCAGACGGAGGATGAGGTGCAGCGACTCTCCTGGCAGTTGCAACAGATGGTGGAAGATCTGGCGGTTTCGATTCCGGCATGGGAGTCGCCATCTTATCGTTTTGGATACTGGCGTTGGGTGAAGTGGCCGAAAGGTGGCAACCTCAAGCACAGCCAGTTACCCTTCGACACCCATGTGCACTGGCTTGATGAAGAGGCGCGCAAGGAAACGATGGAGGCCAGGCGGGAGGGACGCTCGTTTGGTGAAGTGTATCACGTCTTCGACCAGCATAAGATCAAATGAGCAAGCACGGCGATCACATCCTCGAAGTTAGAGATCTCGTCACGTCGTTCGATACCGATGCGGGTCGGTTGACGGCGGTGGATGGCATCAGCTTCAACGTGCCGCGTGGCAAGACCATGGGCATCGTGGGGGAGTCGGGCTGTGGGAAAAGTGTGACGGCATTTTCGATCACGCGACTGCTTCCACAACCCCATGGCAAAATCCTTGGAGGCAGTGTGAAGTTTGAGGGTCAGGAGCTGACCAGCTTGCCGTTGCCGAAGATGCAGCATTTGCGCGGCAATGAGATCAGCATGATTTTCCAGGAACCGATGACGGCACTGAATCCGGTGCAGAGGGTGGGGCGTCAGTTGGCGGAGGCGATTTTGCTGCACACCAAATGCAGCAAGAGCGAGGTGCTGGCGAAATCGGTGGAGATGTTCCGACAAGTGCGCATTCCTGATCCTGAGCAGCGGTTGGGCGAATATCCGCATCAACTGAGTGGGGGGATGCGGCAGCGGGTGATGATCGCGATGGCGCTGATCAACCGGCCGAAATTGTTGATCGCGGATGAGCCGACCACGGCGCTGGATGTGACGGTGCAGGCGCAGATTCTGGAGCTGATTGCAGACCTGCAAAAAGAGATGGGCATGAGCGTGGTGTTGATCACCCATGACCTTGGTGTGATCGCCGAGATGTGCGACGAAGTCGCGGTGATGTATGCGGGGCGAATTGTTGAGCAGGCACCAGTGCGGGAGTTGTTTGCAAATCCGCAGCATGCTTACACACGGGGTTTGTTGGAGTCGATGCCGAAGCTGGAGAACGTGCCAAAGACCCGCTTGCCGGCGATTCCTGGGAATGTTCCCTCGATTGAAAACTTTGTGGCGGGGTGCAGGTTCGCCGCTCGCTCGCGTCGCGAACATCTGCCCGAACACTTGAGCGTCCGCCCGCCTTTTGCTGAGATTTCACCGGATCACTGGGTGGAGAAATGTCCTGTTTGTGCGGGAAACGAAATTGCCAACGCATCTGGTGTCAGCTATAACTTATCTCATGAGCAAGATTCTGGAACAGATCCGCGAGGGGCGCTTGAATCAGCGCAAAGCCACCTTGGCAGAGGCCAGGGCGCAAATCGCCAGGAACCGGACTCTGCGGACCGAACGCGCCAGCTCAAAAACGAGTTCGACTCCATCGTTGCATGGGCAAAAGGCGCAGGCAGACTGATCCCTGCGGATCGCTACCAGACACCCGAGGAATCGGGGGCGGAACACCGGGTTTATTTTGATCCTGAACAAAGCAGTGCGATCAAGATCACCAATGCCAATCGTGCTGGCATGAGTTATCCGGACGGTGAGCCGCATGCGGGATTGCCAGCCGAGTATCTGGAACGCTGGAGGTTGCACAATTTAATCTTTGCCGATGATGTGACACTGGAGGGCGTGATCCAATCCCCTGCTGGAGTGGCCTTGGTGGTGCGGCAGTGCTGGATCAATGGCACCGTGCCTGAAGTTTGGCAAATTGCCGACTTCATGAACGAGTTGGGCTTTCAAGCGACCCTGCTGCAAGAATGCTATTATCGAGCCGCGGACGATTTGGCGGTGATGGATTGTCACGATGGCAATTTCATGCTTGGTGATGACGGCATGGTTTATCCGATTGATGTGATCCCGCTGCGACCGGATGCGAACCTAAAACAACGTCTCGGCATTTCATCATGAGCCTGCTTTCTGTCCAAAATCTAAAACTCCATTTCCCGGTTCGTGGTGGGGTGTTGCTGCGCGCGGTTGCCTCTTGCAAGGCGGTGGACGGGGTGTCGCTCGAAGTCGACAAGGGAGAAACGCTGGGGTTGGTGGGTGAGTCCGGTTGTGGCAAAACGACCTTGGGCAAGTCGATCGTGAGGCTGCTGGATCCGACGGATGGCCGGATTGTCTTTGATGGGGAGGACATCACTCATTCGAGCGTGCGGGCTTTGCGTCCGAAGCGTCGGCACATGCAGATGATCTTTCAAGATCCGGCGGAGTCATTAAATCCGCGACACACGGTGCGGGACATTCTTGAGGAGCCGTTCATCGTGCAGAAGCTCGGCAACAAGCAGGAGCGTCGCCAGTGGGT encodes:
- a CDS encoding extracellular solute-binding protein, whose protein sequence is MQQTRNKTQQSNRSGIGWWVMLSMAFSLSMVELRADDRFPPYDNSEEAKAYYASKPEFFKRKPLAELPADLVWENGADKPEMGDPAAKKGGIFRDQIGAFPNTLRIIGPSAGDGFRGEHWDYINVQLIQPYLDGEGWVPGLAKEWAVSKDGKTMYFRLHPEATYSDGVKIDTEDYFMLFYVMQSPNIQDPWYNDYYTKEFTGVTIYDSHTFAFHFPESKPDRMWIVYDLQPFPRHFYKEFTEDFPARYQWRKYPTTGAYEIYPDGIKKGRSIMLTRVKTWWAKDMKHFRYRFNPDFIEYKVIGSADKAWEMFRQGQLDWFAMGLPRYWYDKSEVPEFYNGYIERQKFYNDFPRISRGIYLNMSKPGLDNLDVRLGISYAMNFQKVIDVDFRGDYERMQSTFAGFGKFTNPNIKARPYDVVKAREHFTKAGYTQQGPDGVLRNAQGKRLSFTFSIPQGQFVPIALRLKEEALRAGLDLNLEVLDFAVLSTKVNQKNQEIALLGWAAMPPYPRLWDYYHSVNAYKVMPDGSRKVVPDTNNITMTADPAMDPLIDQLRVAQTEDEVQRLSWQLQQMVEDLAVSIPAWESPSYRFGYWRWVKWPKGGNLKHSQLPFDTHVHWLDEEARKETMEARREGRSFGEVYHVFDQHKIK
- a CDS encoding oligopeptide/dipeptide ABC transporter ATP-binding protein — translated: MSKHGDHILEVRDLVTSFDTDAGRLTAVDGISFNVPRGKTMGIVGESGCGKSVTAFSITRLLPQPHGKILGGSVKFEGQELTSLPLPKMQHLRGNEISMIFQEPMTALNPVQRVGRQLAEAILLHTKCSKSEVLAKSVEMFRQVRIPDPEQRLGEYPHQLSGGMRQRVMIAMALINRPKLLIADEPTTALDVTVQAQILELIADLQKEMGMSVVLITHDLGVIAEMCDEVAVMYAGRIVEQAPVRELFANPQHAYTRGLLESMPKLENVPKTRLPAIPGNVPSIENFVAGCRFAARSRREHLPEHLSVRPPFAEISPDHWVEKCPVCAGNEIANASGVSYNLSHEQDSGTDPRGALESAQSHLGRGQGANRQEPDSADRTRQLKNEFDSIVAWAKGAGRLIPADRYQTPEESGAEHRVYFDPEQSSAIKITNANRAGMSYPDGEPHAGLPAEYLERWRLHNLIFADDVTLEGVIQSPAGVALVVRQCWINGTVPEVWQIADFMNELGFQATLLQECYYRAADDLAVMDCHDGNFMLGDDGMVYPIDVIPLRPDANLKQRLGISS